The following are encoded in a window of Megalops cyprinoides isolate fMegCyp1 chromosome 16, fMegCyp1.pri, whole genome shotgun sequence genomic DNA:
- the kcnk7 gene encoding potassium channel, subfamily K, member 7: MVPWLDCVRRFCRMRAFLILVLSYVLFLIFGAAVFMALEQPGEIAIQAGVQNLRVGFLNENRCVRESSLDNLLKKAFFAGKRGVAVLEAESEEYSYDFSSSLFFLTTFLTTTGYGSTMPMSDDGKLFLVMYSLLGIPITLLLLSCVTHHLLPWVTHGPVHHIQTRWGLSHQRAALVHAGLLLALTAVLFFLLPATTLCLLLPDWSFLESLYFCFISLSTIGLGDYLPGQTQSLETRQGLEFATSCYLLLGLVFLLVVLETFWELPQARALVRFFSGCREGQIKGLALDELILTADTPLTLKERAPPKEEPQYSLPISTISPSNPNEPQPSTTQSTSLPGP; encoded by the exons ATGGTTCCTTGGCTGGATTGCGTCCGGAGATTCTGTCGGATGAGAGCGTTTTTAATATTGGTGCTTAGTTATGTGCTGTTCCTTATCTTCGGAGCGGCGGTGTTCATGGCACTCGAACAGCCAGGCGAGATCGCTATCCAAGCCGGGGTGCAAAATCTCCGTGTCGGGTTTCTGAACGAAAACCGCTGCGTGCGAGAAAGCAGTCTGGATAACCTGCTAAAGAAGGCGTTTTTTGCAGGGAAACGCGGTGTTGCTGTCCTGGAAGCGGAGAGCGAAGAGTACAGTTACGACTTTTCATCGTCGCTGTTCTTTCTCACAACTTTTCTTACTACCACAG GTTACGGCAGCACCATGCCCATGTCCGACGATGGGAAGCTGTTCCTGGTGATGTACTCCCTCCTGGGCATTcccatcacactgctgctgctgtcctgcgTCACTCACCACCTGCTCCCCTGGGTGACCCACGGGCCCGTCCACCACATCCAGACGCGCTGGGGCCTATCCCATCAGCGGGCGGCGCTGGTTCACGCTGGCCTGCTGCTGGCCCTCACCGCCGTGCTCttcttcctgcttcctgccacCACCCTCTGCCTCCTGTTACCCGACTGGAGCTTCCTGGAGTCCCTGTACTTCTGCTTCATCTCGCTCAGCACCATCGGCCTCGGGGACTACCTGCCGGGGCAGACCCAAAGCCTGGAGACCCGACAGGGGCTGGAGTTTGCCACCTCCT gctACCTGCTGTTGGGTCTGGTGTTTCTCCTGGTGGTGCTGGAGACGTTCTGGGAGCTTCCACAGGCCCGGGCCCTTGTCCGGTTCTTCTCTGGATGCCGGGAGGGCCAGATAAAGGGGCTGGCCCTGGATGAGCTCATCCTCACCGCAGACACCCCGCTCACGCTAAAGGAGAGAGCCCCCCCAAAAGAGGAGCCTCAGTACTCTCTTCCCATCTCCACCATCTCACCTTCAAACCCGAATGAGCCTCAGCCCTCCACCACCCAGTCCACATCTCTGCCAGGACCGTAG
- the taf6l gene encoding TAF6-like RNA polymerase II p300/CBP-associated factor-associated factor 65 kDa subunit 6L, translating into MAEREERRFAEVPRESVKLMAESAGVELSDDIAALLAEDVCYRLREATQSSSQFMRHAKRRKLTVEDFNRALRWSNVEAICGYGAQDALPFRPIKEGELYFVEDRDINLVELALATNIPKGCAETMVRVHVSYLDGKGNLEPQGTVPSAVQTLSDDLLKYYQQITRAILGEDPHLMKVALLDLQSNSKIAALLPYFVYVISGVKSVSHDLEQLSRLLHMVKSLVQNPYLYLGSYVRSLVASVMYCILEPLAASINPLNDHWTLRDYAALLLSHIFWTHADLVSGLYHQILLSLQKVLSDPVRPLCSHYGAVVGLHALGWKAVERVLYPHLPAYWANLQAVLDDYSVSNAQVKADGHKVYGAILVAVERLLKMKALSLSSPAESGVSGLGGSGVMGFRESSPGLSPPPEPLSEPSLGIASHLQAGGAGCPWEEWTPVPLPAMYCELYAFFGDSLAVRFSTGPGLGGHPSSAHSRPSESRKDPPSGAANLDTTRKMPQLTANLNISPRQDGSPRTEPTPPSLAATATGRPLPRSSSSSSSSVQRSRSSSSRPGQRSTGPSRDIFPKARFVPLQSGPPTFSFLIGGRQMGRRCQGRRFQTPPPPLTALPVRSYTQKLPVIGRVGRPVRRWACSHYSLHLPL; encoded by the exons ATGGCCGAGAGAGAGGAGCGGCGCTTTGCCGAGGTGCCCCGCGAGTCTGTGAAACTCATGGCTGaaagcgcaggggtggagctcaGTGATGACATCGCCGCCCTGCTGGCTGAGGATGTGTGCTACAGGCTGAGGGAGGCCACACAG AGCAGCTCTCAGTTCATGAGGCACGCCAAACGGAGGAAGCTGACAGTGGAGGACTTCAACCGAGCGTTGCGCTGGAGCAATGTGGAG GCTATCTGTGGATACGGAGCCCAGGATGCCCTTCCTTTCCGCCCAATCAAGGAAGGGGAGCTGTACTTCGTGGAGGACCGTGACATCAACCTGGTCGAGCTGGCGCTGGCGACGAACATCCCCAAGGGCTGTGCGGAGACCATGGTTCGAG TTCATGTGTCCTATCTGGATGGGAAAGGCAACCTGGAGCCTCAGGGTACAG TGCCCAGTGCGGTGCAGACTCTGTCCGATGACCTGCTGAAGTACTACCAACAGATCACCCGCGCCATCCTCGGAGAAGACCCACACCTCATGAAG gtTGCTCTGCTGGATCTCCAGTCCAACTCAAAGATAGCTGCTCTGCTGCCTTATTTTGTGTACGTCATCAGCGGG GTGAAGTCTGTGAGCCACGACCTGGAGCAGCTGAGCCGGCTGCTGCACATGGTGAAGAGCCTGGTGCAGAACCCCTACCTGTACCTGGGCTCCTACGTGCGCAGCCTGGTGGCCAGTGTCATGTACTGCATCCTGGAGCCGCTGGCGGCCTCCATCAACCCCCTCAATGACCACTGGACCCTGCGCGACTACGCAGCCCTGCTGCTCAGCCACATATTCTG GACTCACGCTGACCTGGTGAGCGGTCTGTACCATCAGATCCTGCTGTCCCTGCAGAAAGTGCTGTCCGATCCGGTCCGGCCGCTGTGCTCACACTACGGAGCCGTGGTGGGACTGCACGCGCTCGGATGGAAG GCTGTGGAGCGCGTCCTGTACCCCCACCTTCCTGCTTACTGGGCGAACCTGCAGGCTGTGCTGGACGATTACTCCGTCTCCAACGCCCAGGTGAAAGCGGACGGGCACAAGGTGTACGGCGCCATCCTG GTGGCGGTAGAGAGGCTCCTCAAGATGAAGGCGCTGTCCCTGTCGTCCCCGGCGGAGAGCGGGGTGAGCGGTCTGGGGGGGTCCGGGGTGATGGGGTTCAGGGAGAGCTCCCCGGGACTGAGCCCCCCTCCGGAGCCCCTCTCCGAGCCCAGCCTGGGCATCGCCAGCCACCTTCAGGCCGGGGGTGCGGGGTGCCCCTGGGAGGAGTGGACGCCCGTACCCCTGCCTGCCATGTACTGTGAGCTCTACGCCTTTTTCGGGGACAGCCTGGCGGTTCGCTTCAGCACAGGGCCAGGCCTGGGCGGCCACCCCTCCTCGGCCCACTCCCGGCCCTCTGAGAGCCGGAAGGACCCCCCCAGCGGTGCCGCCAACCTGGACACCACCCGCAAGATGCCCCAGCTGACTGCCAACCTCAACATCAGCCCGCGGCAGGACGGCAGCCCCCGCACCGAGCCGACCCCGCCCAGCCTGGCTGCCACAGCAACGGGGAG gcccctcccccgctcttcctcctcctcctcttcctcggtcCAGCGCTCCAGGTCCTCGTCGTCGCGCCCGGGTCAGAGGTCGACGGGCCCATCCCGGGACATCTTCCCCAAGGCACGCTTCGTGCCCCTGCAGTCAGGGCCACCCACCTTCTCCTTCCTTATTGGGGGCCGGCAGATGGGCCGGCGCTGCCAGGGGCGCCGCTTCcagaccccgccccctccgctGACCGCCCTGCCGGTCCGCTCCTACACCCAAAAGCTGCCCGTCATCGGTCGGGTGGGCCGGCCCGTTCGCCGCTGGGCCTGCTCCCACTACTCCCTGCACCTGCCGCTGTGA
- the cth1 gene encoding cysteine three histidine 1: protein MFEYEPCADLLLYPFLDEEEGDKEPLFPGEGSGSGGLSLAEALLPLVESPPSTPPPPTPWMCYARYKTELCSRYTELGSCKYAERCQFAHGLRDLRVPSRHPKYKTELCRAFHTVGYCAYGARCLFVHAPKEQRPARPPRNRNVPCRTFRSFGVCPFGERCHFLHVEGGGSDSGAEAVGVAEEDGGEARTQSRERRPRGGALCRTFSAFGFCLYGTRCRFQHCLPSASGQAREGGLGVPPALPLLSGTGRALSPASDMLSSSSTSSSSSPPSSLPSPVFLEDASPFTPPLLSGDSSEQDAFAFPSQQLNDLLLPLAWRLQQLENSLARPASSPVVGDKPL from the exons ATGTTCGAGTACGAG CCCTGCGCTGACCTGTTGCTATACCCTTTCCTTGACGAGGAAGAAGGTGACAAGGAACCGCTGTTCCCAGGTGAAGGTTCTGGGTCCGGAGGCCTGTCCTTGGCTGAGGCCCTCCTGCCGCTGGTGGagtctcccccctccacccctcctcccccgacGCCCTGGATGTGCTACGCCCGCTACAAGACGGAACTGTGCAGCCGCTACACGGAGCTGGGGTCCTGCAAGTACGCGGAGCGCTGCCAGTTCGCCCACGGCCTGCGGGACCTGCGCGTGCCCTCCCGCCACCCCAAGTACAAGACGGAGCTGTGCCGCGCCTTCCACACAGTGGGCTACTGCGCCTACGGCGCCCGCTGCCTCTTCGTCCATGCCCCCAAGGAGCAGCGGCCGGCGCGGCCCCCCCGGAACAGGAATGTGCCCTGCCGCACCTTCCGCTCCTTCGGGGTGTGCCCCTTCGGCGAGCGCTGCCACTTCCTGCACGTGGAGGGCGGCGGCTCCGACAGCGGTGCGGAGGCTGTGGGCGTGGCCGAAGAGGACGGGGGCGAGGCCCGCACGCAGTCCCGTGAGCGCCGGCCCCGTGGCGGCGCCCTCTGCCGCACCTTCAGCGCCTTCGGGTTCTGTCTGTACGGCACCCGCTGCCGGTTCCAGCACTGCCTGCCGAGTGCCTCCGGGCAGGCCAGAGAGGGCGGCCTGGGTGTGCCCCCTGCTCTCCCGCTGCTCTCCGGGACCGGGAGAGCCCTGTCCCCAGCCTCAGACATGCTCTCGTCTTCCTctacctcctcttcctcctcccctccgtCCTCGCTGCCCTCCCCCGTGTTCCTGGAGGACGCCTCCCCCTTCACCCCACCGCTGCTGTCCGGAGACTCGTCCGAGCAGGACGCCTTCGCCTTCCCCAGCCAGCAGCTGAACGACTTGCTGCTCCCCCTCGCCTGGagactgcagcagctggagaacAGCCTGGCCAGGCCAGCCAGCTCCCCAGTCGTGGGGGACAAACCGTTGTAG